The following nucleotide sequence is from Methanolinea sp..
CAGGTAGGCGAACGGCTCAATAGTGTCGGCATACTCGGGCGGTATGATCGGGGCATTCACCGTGTACTTCGCCGATCCACCCTTGAGAACCGATATGCACTGTTTGGCAATGGAGACCGCGACGTTTGTTTGGGCCTCGACCGTGCTTGCACCCAGGTGCGGGGTGGTAATCACCTTTTCGAGCGTGAGCAGGGGCGAGTCGAGCGGGGGTTCTTCTTCAAATACATCGAGCGCAGCTCCTGCAACTTTGCCGGCAACGATTGCATCATAGAGATCCTTCTCATCGATGATCCCGCCGCGGGCACAGTTGATGATCCGCACCCCGTCCTTCATGGTGGCGATGCTGCTTGCATTGATGATATGCCGTGTTTCGTTTATCAGTGGCGTATGCACCGTGATAAAGTCGGCAACCTTGAAGAGCTCCTCGAGGGAGAGTGCTTCAACCCCCATCTGCGAAGCCTTTTCCTTGCTGATGAACGGGTCATACCCGACGCAATGCATGCCCATCACGTTTGCTCGTTTTGCAACCTCGCGCCCTATCCTCCCAAGCCCGACAATCCCAAGCGTCTTTTCATTCACCTCGACGCCCATGAATTTCGAACGCTTCCACTCCTTCTTCTTGAGCGAGCTGTTGGCCTGGGGGATGTTCCGGGCAAGGGAGAGAATCATGGCCATGGTATGTTCGGTCGCGGCAAGGGTGTTTCCTTCCGGCGCATTGGCAACGATGATTCCCCGTCGGGTCGCCGCAGCCATATCGATATTGTCCACCCCGGCACCGGCCCTGCCAATGAACCTCAGCCGGGAGCCCGCCTCGATCACCCGGGCGGTTACCTCGGTCCCGCTCCGGACCAGGAGTGCATCGTAGTCGCCAATGATGCCGACCAGATTATCAGCGGAGAGGTCCGTTTTCACGTCTACCTGGAACTCTTTTTTGAGTATGTCCAGACCGTCTTCGGCCAGCGGATCGCTGACCAGAACCTTGAAGCTCACACTAAAACCTATACTGTTTGAACTCCCCACCTATTGAGTCTTGTTCTTACACTGCCGGGCCGGCACGGTAGAGCCAGTCCAACCGGGTCGAAGACTGGTTGGACAGGGTTTTTCCGGAAGGACTCCTCTCACCCATTTCTGGATACAACAACAAATCAAACGGGAGAGAAAAAAACACAAGAAAACTGTAATCTCACGGGAAAATGGTTGGAATTAAGTCGGAATCCGAAGAAGGAAAAGAGCATCGGCTACCATCATGCCCCTGCAAGTCTCCCATCAGTCCCGTTTAGCCATCAGTCCCGTTTAGAAATCCTGGGAAGCCTGTGATGGCAGACAGGTCAGATAAGCTTATATAGAAAATTTCCTGATTGGACAGGTCCGCCAGGAGAACCGGATCACCGGAACGGCAATGCCCTCCATGGATGATGATAATTTATTAAGCACTTGATGGTTGAGTAAATAGTGGTGCGTGTATGAAGGAGATGCCGGACATTCTGTGGCTCGAAGAGATTCGGAAAGAAGATATTGCTGCGGTGGGGGGTAAAGGTGCATCGCTCGGTGAGATGGCATCTATAGGCCTGCCGGTCCCGGGAGGGTTCGTGGTGACCAGCCGTGCGTTCCGCCAGTTCCTTATCGAGACCGGACTCGATAAGTCCCTCTTTGAAGACCTCGAGAAGCTCGACGTTGATGACAATGCTGCCCTCGAGGAGGTATCCCGGAAAGCCAGGTCTGCAGTCCTGGCCGAGAAGATGCCTGCCCGGCTGAAGGATGAGATAAAGAAGGCGTATAAGAAACTCGACTCCGGATCCATGATCGTCGCTGTCCGCTCCAGCGCGACGGCAGAAGACCTCCCGGATGCCAGCTTTGCCGGGCAACAGGAGACCTACCTCAACATCAGGGGTGAAAAGAACCTTCTCGAAGCAGTCCAGAAGTGCTGGGCTTCTCTCTATGGGGCGCGGGCTATCTACTACCGCTCCAAGCAGGGATTCGATGACCGGAGCGTTAACATTGCTGTGGTGGTCCAACAGCTGGTCAACTCCGAGAAAGCTGGCGTGATGTT
It contains:
- a CDS encoding phosphoglycerate dehydrogenase produces the protein MSFKVLVSDPLAEDGLDILKKEFQVDVKTDLSADNLVGIIGDYDALLVRSGTEVTARVIEAGSRLRFIGRAGAGVDNIDMAAATRRGIIVANAPEGNTLAATEHTMAMILSLARNIPQANSSLKKKEWKRSKFMGVEVNEKTLGIVGLGRIGREVAKRANVMGMHCVGYDPFISKEKASQMGVEALSLEELFKVADFITVHTPLINETRHIINASSIATMKDGVRIINCARGGIIDEKDLYDAIVAGKVAGAALDVFEEEPPLDSPLLTLEKVITTPHLGASTVEAQTNVAVSIAKQCISVLKGGSAKYTVNAPIIPPEYADTIEPFAYLAEKMARFLTQLTPGRLEKVEFTYGGDLARIGNNTRFITLMALKGLLDPILQVPVNIVNSEFVAKERGISVAETTTPESGGFRSLVTIGVKTDQKMETMSGTVFMKGRSRIVAIGGYTMDMIPEGYVIVSRHLDKPGVIGRASTILGKRNINIAGMQVGRIKPGEEAIMVLNVDSEIPPDVMNEIRTMPGIFTAVFAKISDKLI